One genomic region from Anguilla rostrata isolate EN2019 chromosome 2, ASM1855537v3, whole genome shotgun sequence encodes:
- the epn3b gene encoding epsin-3 isoform X1, which yields MTTSALRRQVKNIVHNYSEAEIKVREATSNDPWGPSSSLMSEIADLTFNVVAFTEVMGMIWKRLNDHGKNWRHVYKALTLLDYLIKTGSERVAQQCRENVFTIQTLRDFQYVDRDGKDQGVNVREKAKQLAALMRDEDRLKQERAQALKTKERMAGLATGMGSGSGALPPPYPGRRTSQPSMAALYGEDFSRSRGSPSSFNSSSSSPRIPSDLEQARPQTSGEEELQLQLALAMSREESEKPAPRVEMDEQTQLEIALYLSKEQLQQPAPPPPVALEMDEDMQLQIALSLSKEEHEQEQRSRQGDESLLQKALEESRRESESGTGESAMMDLVDIFGPVSGASPSDDPWDAQPATLTTSDPWDSVAGARSTTPVIGSPWMAPPTSTSPSQPWGLTHDSSDPWEAPPTAPSPNHASQSWSSPAHPVAGAPGIDPFSLPGENAREPDSITPRVFTPRSESPADTDPFGEGGKVGQVNGRREGSPELFDLSRLGETLRVPSPRTCRTPEAFLGPTAASLVNLDTLIPPNPPAKNKNPFLSGLSAPSPTNPFHSDQPRLTLNQMRPSSTSPLPPAALPYSASLPLPLPHQPSALPSSFTQPPAFPPSHGLLDMPSNLPQPLLPLSPVPPPGPPGDPHGQNPFL from the exons ATGACGACCTCGGCCCTGCGCCGGCAGGTGAAGAACATCGTGCACAACTACTCGGAGGCGGAGATTAAGGTGCGCGAGGCCACGTCCAACGACCCCTGGGGCCCGTCCAGCTCGCTGATGTCGGAGATCGCCGACCTCACCTTCAACGTGGTGGCCTTCACCGAGGTCATGGGCATGATCTGGAAGCGGCTCAACGACCACGGCAAGAACTGGCGGCACGTCTACAAGGCCCTGACGCTGCTGGACTACCTGATCAAGACGGGCTCGGAGCGCGTGGCCCAGCAGTGCCGCGAGAACGTCTTCACCATCCAGACGCTGCGGGACTTCCAGTACGTGGACCGCGACGGCAAGGACCAGGGCGTCAACGTGCGCGAGAAGGCCAAGCAGCTGGCGGCGCTGATGCGGGACGAGGACCGGCTCAAGCAGGAGCGCGCCCAGGCGCTCAAGACCAAGGAGCGCATGGCGGGCCTGGCCACCGGCATGGGCTCGGGGTCCGGCGCCCTGCCGCCCCCCTACCCCGGCCGCCGAACCAGCCAGCCCAGCATGGCCGCCCTGTACGGGGAGGACTTCAGCCGCTCCCGCGGGTCCCCCTCCTCCTTCAACT cctcctcttcctctccgcgCATCCCGTCGGATCTGGAGCAGGCTCGGCCACAGACCagcggagaggaggagctgcagctgcagctggcgcTGGCCATGAGTCGTGAGGAGAGTGAGaag CCTGCCCCTCGGGTGGAAATGGACGAGCAGACTCAGCTCGAGATCGCCCTCTACCTGAGcaaggagcagctgcagcag ccagccccgccccctcccgttGCCTTGGAGATGGACGAGGACATGCAGCTCCAGATAGCCTTGAGCCTGAGCAAAGAGGAGCACGAGCAG GAGCAGCGCAGTCGTCAGGGAGACGAGTCCCTGCTGCAGAAAGCtctggaggagagcaggagggagagtgagagcgGGACGGGGGAG TCTGCGATGATGGACCTGGTGGACATTTTCGGCCCGGTCTCTGGTGCGTCCCCTTCTGATGACCCTTGGGACGCACAGCCTGCCACCCTgacgacctctgacccctgggaCTCTGTGG cGGGAGCACGCTCCACTACTCCAGTGATTGGCAGTCCATGgatggcccctcccacctccactAGCCCCTCCCAACCCTGGGGTCTCACACACGATTCGTCAGATCCCTGGGAGGCTCCACCCACTGCGCCTAGCCCCAACCATGCCAGCCAATCCTGGAGCTCCCCTGCCCATCCTG TTGCAGGTGCTCCTGGGATAGATCCCTTCTCACTCCCAGGCGAGAACGCCAGGGAGCCAGACAGCATCACCCCCAGAGTCTTCACCCCTCGCTCAGAAAGCCCTGCGG ACACGGACCCATTTGGGGAGGGTGGCAAGGTGGGGCAGGTGAACGGCCGCAGGGAGGGCAGCCCGGAGCTCTTTGACCTGTCCCGTCTGGGGGAGACCCTAAGAGTGCCCAGCCCCCGCACCTGCCGAACCCCCGAGGCCTTCCTGGGGCCCACGGCCGCCTCGCTGGTCAACCTGGACACCCtgatcccccccaacccccccgccaaAAACAAGAACCCCTTCCTCTCAG gtcTTAGCGCTCCCTCGCCCACTAACCCGTTCCACAGCGACCAGCCGCGCCTGACGCTGAACCAGATGCGGCccagctccacctcccccctgccccccgcggCGCTCCCCTACAgcgcctccctccccctcccgctcccccacCAGCCGTCGGCCCTGCCCTCCTCCTTCACCCAGCCGCCCGCCTTCCCACCGTCCCACGGGCTGCTGGACATGCCCAGCAACCTGCCCCAGCCGCTGCTGCCCCTGTCCCCCGTGCCCCCGCCGGGGCCTCCAGGGGACCCCCACGGTCAGAACCCCTTCCTGTGA
- the epn3b gene encoding epsin-3 isoform X2, whose product MTTSALRRQVKNIVHNYSEAEIKVREATSNDPWGPSSSLMSEIADLTFNVVAFTEVMGMIWKRLNDHGKNWRHVYKALTLLDYLIKTGSERVAQQCRENVFTIQTLRDFQYVDRDGKDQGVNVREKAKQLAALMRDEDRLKQERAQALKTKERMAGLATGMGSGSGALPPPYPGRRTSQPSMAALYGEDFSRSRGSPSSFNSSSSSPRIPSDLEQARPQTSGEEELQLQLALAMSREESEKPAPPPPVALEMDEDMQLQIALSLSKEEHEQEQRSRQGDESLLQKALEESRRESESGTGESAMMDLVDIFGPVSGASPSDDPWDAQPATLTTSDPWDSVAGARSTTPVIGSPWMAPPTSTSPSQPWGLTHDSSDPWEAPPTAPSPNHASQSWSSPAHPVAGAPGIDPFSLPGENAREPDSITPRVFTPRSESPADTDPFGEGGKVGQVNGRREGSPELFDLSRLGETLRVPSPRTCRTPEAFLGPTAASLVNLDTLIPPNPPAKNKNPFLSGLSAPSPTNPFHSDQPRLTLNQMRPSSTSPLPPAALPYSASLPLPLPHQPSALPSSFTQPPAFPPSHGLLDMPSNLPQPLLPLSPVPPPGPPGDPHGQNPFL is encoded by the exons ATGACGACCTCGGCCCTGCGCCGGCAGGTGAAGAACATCGTGCACAACTACTCGGAGGCGGAGATTAAGGTGCGCGAGGCCACGTCCAACGACCCCTGGGGCCCGTCCAGCTCGCTGATGTCGGAGATCGCCGACCTCACCTTCAACGTGGTGGCCTTCACCGAGGTCATGGGCATGATCTGGAAGCGGCTCAACGACCACGGCAAGAACTGGCGGCACGTCTACAAGGCCCTGACGCTGCTGGACTACCTGATCAAGACGGGCTCGGAGCGCGTGGCCCAGCAGTGCCGCGAGAACGTCTTCACCATCCAGACGCTGCGGGACTTCCAGTACGTGGACCGCGACGGCAAGGACCAGGGCGTCAACGTGCGCGAGAAGGCCAAGCAGCTGGCGGCGCTGATGCGGGACGAGGACCGGCTCAAGCAGGAGCGCGCCCAGGCGCTCAAGACCAAGGAGCGCATGGCGGGCCTGGCCACCGGCATGGGCTCGGGGTCCGGCGCCCTGCCGCCCCCCTACCCCGGCCGCCGAACCAGCCAGCCCAGCATGGCCGCCCTGTACGGGGAGGACTTCAGCCGCTCCCGCGGGTCCCCCTCCTCCTTCAACT cctcctcttcctctccgcgCATCCCGTCGGATCTGGAGCAGGCTCGGCCACAGACCagcggagaggaggagctgcagctgcagctggcgcTGGCCATGAGTCGTGAGGAGAGTGAGaag ccagccccgccccctcccgttGCCTTGGAGATGGACGAGGACATGCAGCTCCAGATAGCCTTGAGCCTGAGCAAAGAGGAGCACGAGCAG GAGCAGCGCAGTCGTCAGGGAGACGAGTCCCTGCTGCAGAAAGCtctggaggagagcaggagggagagtgagagcgGGACGGGGGAG TCTGCGATGATGGACCTGGTGGACATTTTCGGCCCGGTCTCTGGTGCGTCCCCTTCTGATGACCCTTGGGACGCACAGCCTGCCACCCTgacgacctctgacccctgggaCTCTGTGG cGGGAGCACGCTCCACTACTCCAGTGATTGGCAGTCCATGgatggcccctcccacctccactAGCCCCTCCCAACCCTGGGGTCTCACACACGATTCGTCAGATCCCTGGGAGGCTCCACCCACTGCGCCTAGCCCCAACCATGCCAGCCAATCCTGGAGCTCCCCTGCCCATCCTG TTGCAGGTGCTCCTGGGATAGATCCCTTCTCACTCCCAGGCGAGAACGCCAGGGAGCCAGACAGCATCACCCCCAGAGTCTTCACCCCTCGCTCAGAAAGCCCTGCGG ACACGGACCCATTTGGGGAGGGTGGCAAGGTGGGGCAGGTGAACGGCCGCAGGGAGGGCAGCCCGGAGCTCTTTGACCTGTCCCGTCTGGGGGAGACCCTAAGAGTGCCCAGCCCCCGCACCTGCCGAACCCCCGAGGCCTTCCTGGGGCCCACGGCCGCCTCGCTGGTCAACCTGGACACCCtgatcccccccaacccccccgccaaAAACAAGAACCCCTTCCTCTCAG gtcTTAGCGCTCCCTCGCCCACTAACCCGTTCCACAGCGACCAGCCGCGCCTGACGCTGAACCAGATGCGGCccagctccacctcccccctgccccccgcggCGCTCCCCTACAgcgcctccctccccctcccgctcccccacCAGCCGTCGGCCCTGCCCTCCTCCTTCACCCAGCCGCCCGCCTTCCCACCGTCCCACGGGCTGCTGGACATGCCCAGCAACCTGCCCCAGCCGCTGCTGCCCCTGTCCCCCGTGCCCCCGCCGGGGCCTCCAGGGGACCCCCACGGTCAGAACCCCTTCCTGTGA
- the epn3b gene encoding epsin-3 isoform X3: MTTSALRRQVKNIVHNYSEAEIKVREATSNDPWGPSSSLMSEIADLTFNVVAFTEVMGMIWKRLNDHGKNWRHVYKALTLLDYLIKTGSERVAQQCRENVFTIQTLRDFQYVDRDGKDQGVNVREKAKQLAALMRDEDRLKQERAQALKTKERMAGLATGMGSGSGALPPPYPGRRTSQPSMAALYGEDFSRSRGSPSSFNSSSSSPRIPSDLEQARPQTSGEEELQLQLALAMSREESEKEQRSRQGDESLLQKALEESRRESESGTGESAMMDLVDIFGPVSGASPSDDPWDAQPATLTTSDPWDSVAGARSTTPVIGSPWMAPPTSTSPSQPWGLTHDSSDPWEAPPTAPSPNHASQSWSSPAHPVAGAPGIDPFSLPGENAREPDSITPRVFTPRSESPADTDPFGEGGKVGQVNGRREGSPELFDLSRLGETLRVPSPRTCRTPEAFLGPTAASLVNLDTLIPPNPPAKNKNPFLSGLSAPSPTNPFHSDQPRLTLNQMRPSSTSPLPPAALPYSASLPLPLPHQPSALPSSFTQPPAFPPSHGLLDMPSNLPQPLLPLSPVPPPGPPGDPHGQNPFL, encoded by the exons ATGACGACCTCGGCCCTGCGCCGGCAGGTGAAGAACATCGTGCACAACTACTCGGAGGCGGAGATTAAGGTGCGCGAGGCCACGTCCAACGACCCCTGGGGCCCGTCCAGCTCGCTGATGTCGGAGATCGCCGACCTCACCTTCAACGTGGTGGCCTTCACCGAGGTCATGGGCATGATCTGGAAGCGGCTCAACGACCACGGCAAGAACTGGCGGCACGTCTACAAGGCCCTGACGCTGCTGGACTACCTGATCAAGACGGGCTCGGAGCGCGTGGCCCAGCAGTGCCGCGAGAACGTCTTCACCATCCAGACGCTGCGGGACTTCCAGTACGTGGACCGCGACGGCAAGGACCAGGGCGTCAACGTGCGCGAGAAGGCCAAGCAGCTGGCGGCGCTGATGCGGGACGAGGACCGGCTCAAGCAGGAGCGCGCCCAGGCGCTCAAGACCAAGGAGCGCATGGCGGGCCTGGCCACCGGCATGGGCTCGGGGTCCGGCGCCCTGCCGCCCCCCTACCCCGGCCGCCGAACCAGCCAGCCCAGCATGGCCGCCCTGTACGGGGAGGACTTCAGCCGCTCCCGCGGGTCCCCCTCCTCCTTCAACT cctcctcttcctctccgcgCATCCCGTCGGATCTGGAGCAGGCTCGGCCACAGACCagcggagaggaggagctgcagctgcagctggcgcTGGCCATGAGTCGTGAGGAGAGTGAGaag GAGCAGCGCAGTCGTCAGGGAGACGAGTCCCTGCTGCAGAAAGCtctggaggagagcaggagggagagtgagagcgGGACGGGGGAG TCTGCGATGATGGACCTGGTGGACATTTTCGGCCCGGTCTCTGGTGCGTCCCCTTCTGATGACCCTTGGGACGCACAGCCTGCCACCCTgacgacctctgacccctgggaCTCTGTGG cGGGAGCACGCTCCACTACTCCAGTGATTGGCAGTCCATGgatggcccctcccacctccactAGCCCCTCCCAACCCTGGGGTCTCACACACGATTCGTCAGATCCCTGGGAGGCTCCACCCACTGCGCCTAGCCCCAACCATGCCAGCCAATCCTGGAGCTCCCCTGCCCATCCTG TTGCAGGTGCTCCTGGGATAGATCCCTTCTCACTCCCAGGCGAGAACGCCAGGGAGCCAGACAGCATCACCCCCAGAGTCTTCACCCCTCGCTCAGAAAGCCCTGCGG ACACGGACCCATTTGGGGAGGGTGGCAAGGTGGGGCAGGTGAACGGCCGCAGGGAGGGCAGCCCGGAGCTCTTTGACCTGTCCCGTCTGGGGGAGACCCTAAGAGTGCCCAGCCCCCGCACCTGCCGAACCCCCGAGGCCTTCCTGGGGCCCACGGCCGCCTCGCTGGTCAACCTGGACACCCtgatcccccccaacccccccgccaaAAACAAGAACCCCTTCCTCTCAG gtcTTAGCGCTCCCTCGCCCACTAACCCGTTCCACAGCGACCAGCCGCGCCTGACGCTGAACCAGATGCGGCccagctccacctcccccctgccccccgcggCGCTCCCCTACAgcgcctccctccccctcccgctcccccacCAGCCGTCGGCCCTGCCCTCCTCCTTCACCCAGCCGCCCGCCTTCCCACCGTCCCACGGGCTGCTGGACATGCCCAGCAACCTGCCCCAGCCGCTGCTGCCCCTGTCCCCCGTGCCCCCGCCGGGGCCTCCAGGGGACCCCCACGGTCAGAACCCCTTCCTGTGA